The stretch of DNA TAACACGAAGGCGGCCCTCATGACGCGTGGGCTCACAGAAATGGTGCGGCTCGGAAAGGCCATGGGCGCGCATCCGGCCACATTTGCCGGCTTGTCAGGCATGGGAGATCTTATTGTCACTTGCACTAGCCAACACAGCCGTAATCGACGTACCGGGCTAGCTCTTGGACAAGGCCAGTCTCTCCATTCTGTGTTGCAGAGTACAACACAAGTGGTGGAAGGAGTAAATGCGACACGAGCGGCAGACAGGCTCTCTAAGGAGTATGGCGTAGAGTTACCGATAGCTCGGGCCTTACATGAAGTGCTCTTTATGGAGCGCGATCCACGTGAGGCCGTACATGAGCTGATGACGCGCCACCGCAAAACAGAAAGTGAAGAGCAATTGCCTTTTGAAGCACATTAAGGTGGGGAAACCCCACCTTTTTCTGTTCTATGGGTATATCGCCAAACTCCCTGAATATATTTTACTGACCAAGCCTTGCTAGTTGGTGCGAGGTGTTCTGGTGTTCCACTCGTGGGGCAGTGCTTGGAGAAAGGGAGGGGAGTGGTTGTTCATGGCTCAGTTTGATTTACTAAAAGACATCGCGGAAAGAACTGGCGGAGACATCTATCTTGGGATCGTAGGCCCTGTGCGTACCGGCAAATCCACGTTCATAAAGCGGTTCATGGAGCTTGTGGTGCTCCCTAACATAGATGACGAGAATGTTAGGGATAGAACTAGGGATGAGCTGCCGCAGAGTGGGGCAGGGCGCACTATCATGACTGTGGAGCCTAAGTTCATTCCTGACGAGGCGGTCGAACTGGCGCTTAAGCCTGGGCTATCCGCCAGAATACGCTTGGTGGACTGCGTGGGCTACACCGTTAAGGGCGCCCGTGGCTATGCTGACGAAAACGGTCCGCGCATGGTCCAGACGCCGTGGCACGACGAACCAATCACCTTCGAAAGTGCGGCTGAAATAGGCACGCAGAAAGTCATTGAAGAACACTCTACGGTGGGCATTGTAATTACTGCTGACGGTTCCTTCTCTGACATTGCGCGGGAGGAATTCGTAGCGGCGGAAGAACGAGTTGTAGCCGAACTAAGGCGAATTGGCAAGCCCTTCTTGGTCATCCTCAACTCAAGTCGACCCACCGAACCAGAGACCGTCGAGCTGAGAAATGAGCTAGAAAAAAGGCTCAACGTCACTGTCTTGGCCCTCAATTGCGCTAAAATGACCGAGGAGGACATCTCGACAGTCCTTAAAGAGTCGCTGTATGAGTTCCCCGTAAAAGAGGTCAACATCAATCTCCCCACATGGGTAGAAGTATTAGACAAGAAACACTACCTACGCGTACAACTAGAGGGTGCCGTAAATGACGGTGTCAAAACTGTAACAAAGCTAAGAGATATAGACCGCCTTATCGAGGAGCTTTACACCTGTGATGCGGTGTTAGAGGTGGTCTTGCAGGACATCGACCTAGCACAGGGAGCTGCCAAGATTGAACTTACCACACCGGAGCACCTTTACTACGATGCCCTGACAGAGGCGGCTGGTGAAGATGTACGAGGTCAAGACACTATACTTAGGCTCGTAAAGACCCTATCCGTGAGCAGACATGAATACGAGAGAATCCGCCATGCCTACAGGGATTCGCGCCTGGCCGGCTATGGGATTTCGCCACCAAGCTTAGAAGAAATGGCGCTCGATCAGCCTGAGATTATTCGGCAGGGAAATCGTTTTGGTGTTCGTCTGCGTGCTACTGCGCCCTCCTTCCATATAATCCGTGTCGATGTCGAAAGCGAGATTGCCCCTATTGTGGGTACGGAAAAACAGAGTGAAGACCTCATTAGATACCTGGTGGACGAATTTGAAGCGAATCCGGAAAAGTTGTGGGAGGCCAATATCTTCGGCAAATCCTTGCAACACCTTGTGCGTGAGGGCATCCAAAACAAGCTGTTGACCATGCCTGACGACGCCCAAGGGAAGCTCAGGGAATGCCTACGACGCATCGTCAATGAAGGTAGCGGCGGGCTGATCGCGATTATTCTCTAGTTCACTTGCCAACTGCGGGTCGCTTGAGCTATAATAAGCAAGCGACGGGCTGTAGCGCAGTTTGGCTAGCGCGCTTGCTTGGGGTGCAAGAGGTCGCAGGTTCAAGTCCTGTCAGCCCGACCATTTTTTCTCCCGTGAACCGCTGATATCTTTCAGCGGTTTTATGTTGTTGTTTCTGCCATACTTGATTTGTGCACGTAGTCGTATACAATAAGAGAGAGCAAACGATGCAGGGAGGGATTTTCCATGGAACATAGGGATGCTGAGTTAGTGGCGGAACAAATCATTGATAAGTACGAGAAATACTTAAATCCTGGTTTATCGCGCCTTTTCCGTTACATGGGATTGGCTACTGTGGAATGGGAAGCTAAGGGCTCTGTAGTTACCGATATTAAGGGCGATCGATACCTCGATTTACTCGGCGGATACGGTATGTATGGAGCCGGTCATTCTCATCCTAAGATTGTTCAAGCTGTCAAGGATCAACTAGATCGTATGAGTATGTCGACGAAAATACTGTTAAATAAACCAATGGCCGATTTAGCTGAGCTACTAGCACAAGTGACCCCAGGTGATCTCCAGTATTCGTTTTTTGGCAACAGCGGGGCAGAAGCGGTCGAAGCGGCGCTTAAACTCGCTAAACTGGCCACGAAAAAACAAGGCATAATTTCAACCATAGGTGCCTTCCACGGCAAGACTCTTGGCGCACTGAGTGCAACTGGGCGTGAGGTTTTTCGGCAGCCCTTTTTACCCTTGCTTCCTGGTTTCAAGCATGTACCATATGGCGATGCCCAAGCTGTGCGGGAGGCGATCGATGAACATACCGCGGCGGTTATAGTCGAGCCTATACAGGGCGAGGGCGGAGTAATTGTGCCGCCACAGGGTTACCTTAGGGAGCTTCGAGAGATTTGCGATGCGGCCAAGGTGCTACTTATTGTCGATGAAGTTCAGACAGGCATGGGACGTACGGGCAAGCTTTTTGCGGTAGAGCACGAGGGCGTGGTGCCCGACATTATCTGCTTGGCCAAAGCGCTTGGAGGTGGGATTATGCCCATTGGCGCCATTGTGGCCAGGCCGCACCTTTGGGATGGTATGATTGAGGCGCCCTTCCTGCATACAACTACCTTTGGCGGCAACCCACTGGCGTGTGCAGCGGCCATAGCGGCCATTCAGGTAACGCTTGAAGAAGACCTCCCCGCGCGAGCAGCAACTATGGGTGATCGCTTCCTAGTTGCCCTAGAGGCCGCCAAAGAGAAGTACCCAGACATTATTGCCGATGTACGCGGTAGAGGGCTAATTATCGGTATCGAGTTCACTGATGCGGGCTATGCTGGCTTTGCCATTTCGGAGCTTGTAAACAACAAGATCTTAGCGGCATACACACTAAATAATCCTAAGGTCATTCGCGTTGAGCCCCCACTCGTGATCACTGCAGAAGAAGTGGACTTGGCGCTTGCTGTCTGGGAGAAAATCTTTGCTGCAGCAGCAGAGATGAAAGACGATATTTAGGAGGTAGGGATATGCCATTTATTGAAGTCTCGACTGTTGTGGCGGGCGATATCTCCGGCATTTGGGAGATAGTCTCTGACATGGAGGGGTATCCTAAATTCATGCCCAATCTGCAGAGCGTTACTATCGAAGAGCGCGGTGAAAATAGTACTGTAAGTAGCTGGGTAAGTAATGTCGATGGGCGCGTGATTAGGTGGCGTGAGCGTGATGTGTTTTTTCCGGCTGAATATAGGATCGCCTACAATCAAATTAGCGGAGATCTCAAGAAGTTCGAGGGCCAGTGGCTTCTAGAGGAAGTTACGGAGGGCGTAAAAATAGTGCTCACGGTGGACTTCGAATTTGGCATCCCCATGGTGGCCACACTACTTAACCCTTTGCTAAAAAAGAAAGTTCGCGAGAACAGTGAGGGCATGCTCGCGGCGATCAAAGGGCTCTGCGAAGGCAAGTAGGAAGTAGCGTTCCAGAGAGGCATGTACGACAAGATTTGACAGGAGGCAACCATAATGGACCAAACCCTTAAACTACTTAAAGAGATAACTGACGCCCCCGGAGTGCCTGGCTTTGAACACGAAGTTCGCAAAGTAATTCGATCCTACATGGATGGGCAAGCAGAAATCACCACCGATCGCATCGGAAGCATCATCTGCAAAAAGGTGGGGAACACTGAGGGCCCCCGCATCATGATTGCCGGACACATGGATGAAGTCGGCTTCATGGTCAGCAAGGTCACCAAGGAAGGTTTCGTCAAATTTCAAACTTTAGGCGGCTGGTGGAGCCAAGTCATGCTCGGACAAAAAGTAACTATCAAGACCAGAAAAGGGGATATTACAGGCATACTAGGGTCTAAACCCCCTCATATTCTCACGCCTGAAGAGCGCAGTAAGGTCGTTAATATTGACGATATGTTTATTGACGTCTGTGCAGCCGATGAGACTGAGGCCAAGGAGGTCTTTGGTATTCGCCCCGGGGACCCCATTGTACCAGACGCAACTTTTACGGTCATGAAGAATGAAAAGTTTCTCATGGCTAAAGCATGGGATGACCGGCTAGGGTGCGCACTGTTCATCGAAGTCATTAAAGCGCTGCAGAACGTAGAGCACGCCAACACAGTCTTTGGCGTAGGTACGGTACAGGAAGAGGTCGGTTTGCGCGGTGCAACGACTAGCTCTTTTGTAGTTAATCCTGACATAGGTTTTGCCCTCGAAGTAGGCATTGCCGGAGATACGCCAGGTGCCGAGAAAATGACCGAGAAGCTTGGCAAGGGCCCAGCGCTGCTCATGTACGATGCCTCGATGATACCACATGTTAAGCTGCGTGATTTTGTCATTGATGTCGCTGCGGAAGTAGGTATTCCACTGCAGTTTGACGTTATGCCTGGTGGCGGTACTGACGCGGGACGCATCCATGTGACCGGACGCGGGGTTCCTAGCCTTGTTATTGCCGTGCCTACGCGCTACATTCATAGTCACTACGGGATCATCCACCGGGATGATTATGAGCACGCAGTGAAACTAGTAGTCGAACTAGTGAAGAGGCTCGACAACGACAAAGTAGCCGAATTGAACGCAGATTAGCCTGCCGTTTCGGGGAGTAAATGTTTTGCCAAGAGCCATATTGCATGTGGCTCTTTTCATTTTCCCAAGAGGCTTAGCGTAAACAATGGTTGACTTGGCATTTTTGCGGTGTCAGTGCCTTTGTCATTTCGTGGGTCTTTGTCGGCCTGCTTATCTACGAGCTTTCCGTCTTGGGCCTAGGCGGGGGCAATTACGCCCTAGGGGAGGGCAGGATAGAGTCTGTACTGCTTACTGCAGGCCTAGCGGCCATTGTCGTGGGTGCCCTAGTAGGTATCGTCCCGGGCTGTGGACCACAAATCATCTTCGTTACTCTTTACGCCCAAGGCTTAGTCCCATTTGCGGCACTACTGGCCAATGCGATTTCTCAAGATGGAGACGCACTCTTCCCGCTGCTCGCCCTTGACCGGCGTTCTGCTCTGTCGGCAACACTAATTACTGCAGGGGTCGCTCTTCTCGTAGGCTTCATGGTTTACTGGCTGGAGCTATACACGCCAATCGGGCGTTTACTTAATATTTAACGCGCGGTAGTGTTGACAGCCCCTGTACTTGATGCTATAGTGTTAATGACAATCATTATCAATACGATAATGAACAAATTAGGAGGGTTCGCATGAACAAGAAGGTTCTCTACATCGGGCTGGCAGTGCTGCTGCTAATCGTTTCTTTTGTGAGCGGAACGATGCTAAATCGCGGTGCTGTGACTGCAGGCCAACAGGTCATCAATATTTACACTTCTCGTCACTATGGCGTTGAATCTGTATTTAATGAGTTCACTAAGCAGACTGGTATCGAAATTAGATTTACCACTGGCTCAGATGCCGCCTTGCGGCAACGTCTTCAAGCGGAAGGCAAGCATACCCTCGCCGACATGTACATCGCCGTAGATGCTGGCAATTTGTGGCTAGCTGCGCAAGATGGCCTTTTGGCAGAAGTCACTAGCCAGGCCCTGCAAGCTAATATTCCTGCCCATCTGCGCGACGAGGGCAACCGCTGGTTCGGTCTTACCAAGCGCGTACGCACCATTATGTACCACCCTGACCGGGTTACCCCCGCAGAACTTTCGACTTACGAGGCTCTCACTGACCCCAAGTGGAAAGGTCGTCTCGTCATGAGGCCTTCAACTCACTCTTACACTCAATCATTGGTTTCGAGCCTTATAGCGGCGCATGGTCCTGCCCAAGCAGAGGAAATTGTGCGCGGCTGGGTAGCTAATGAACCTACGCTCATCGATAGCGATACACGTATTCTCGAGGCACTGGCGGCTGGGCAAGGGGATGTTGCTCTTGCCAACCACTACTACTTGGGTCGTCTACTCGAGGGCAATCCTAACTTCCCCATTAGAGTTTTCTGGGCCAATCAAGATGACCGCGGAGCGCATGCCAATATCAGCGGCGCTGGCATTACCGCCCATGCCCGTAATCGCGACAATGCTCTTAAACTACTCGAATGGTTAAGTTCCCCCGCAGGACAAAAACTGTTTGCTGATTCTAACCACGAGTTCCCTGCCAACCCCGAAGTAGCTCCCCATGCGATTATCGCTGCCTTTGGCGAGTTTAAGACAGACCCCCTCAACATGGGTGAGTTTGGCCGTTTGCAGAAGGACGCTGTTGAGCTCCTAAATCGGGCAGGATACAGATAAGATAGGATCTGACGTATGAATACACAAGGGCATCCGCCGTCCGTTAACCAGGGTAAAAGGCCTAGCCGCCTTTTACCTCTGGTTTTATATGTTACTATAGCACTTGTCGTTCTGCCGGTATTAGTCGTGGCTTCATCCCTACTTCATCCTTCGTT from Bacillota bacterium encodes:
- a CDS encoding M42 family metallopeptidase, whose product is MDQTLKLLKEITDAPGVPGFEHEVRKVIRSYMDGQAEITTDRIGSIICKKVGNTEGPRIMIAGHMDEVGFMVSKVTKEGFVKFQTLGGWWSQVMLGQKVTIKTRKGDITGILGSKPPHILTPEERSKVVNIDDMFIDVCAADETEAKEVFGIRPGDPIVPDATFTVMKNEKFLMAKAWDDRLGCALFIEVIKALQNVEHANTVFGVGTVQEEVGLRGATTSSFVVNPDIGFALEVGIAGDTPGAEKMTEKLGKGPALLMYDASMIPHVKLRDFVIDVAAEVGIPLQFDVMPGGGTDAGRIHVTGRGVPSLVIAVPTRYIHSHYGIIHRDDYEHAVKLVVELVKRLDNDKVAELNAD
- a CDS encoding aminotransferase class III-fold pyridoxal phosphate-dependent enzyme — protein: MEHRDAELVAEQIIDKYEKYLNPGLSRLFRYMGLATVEWEAKGSVVTDIKGDRYLDLLGGYGMYGAGHSHPKIVQAVKDQLDRMSMSTKILLNKPMADLAELLAQVTPGDLQYSFFGNSGAEAVEAALKLAKLATKKQGIISTIGAFHGKTLGALSATGREVFRQPFLPLLPGFKHVPYGDAQAVREAIDEHTAAVIVEPIQGEGGVIVPPQGYLRELREICDAAKVLLIVDEVQTGMGRTGKLFAVEHEGVVPDIICLAKALGGGIMPIGAIVARPHLWDGMIEAPFLHTTTFGGNPLACAAAIAAIQVTLEEDLPARAATMGDRFLVALEAAKEKYPDIIADVRGRGLIIGIEFTDAGYAGFAISELVNNKILAAYTLNNPKVIRVEPPLVITAEEVDLALAVWEKIFAAAAEMKDDI
- a CDS encoding extracellular solute-binding protein — protein: MNKKVLYIGLAVLLLIVSFVSGTMLNRGAVTAGQQVINIYTSRHYGVESVFNEFTKQTGIEIRFTTGSDAALRQRLQAEGKHTLADMYIAVDAGNLWLAAQDGLLAEVTSQALQANIPAHLRDEGNRWFGLTKRVRTIMYHPDRVTPAELSTYEALTDPKWKGRLVMRPSTHSYTQSLVSSLIAAHGPAQAEEIVRGWVANEPTLIDSDTRILEALAAGQGDVALANHYYLGRLLEGNPNFPIRVFWANQDDRGAHANISGAGITAHARNRDNALKLLEWLSSPAGQKLFADSNHEFPANPEVAPHAIIAAFGEFKTDPLNMGEFGRLQKDAVELLNRAGYR
- the spoIVA gene encoding stage IV sporulation protein A, yielding MAQFDLLKDIAERTGGDIYLGIVGPVRTGKSTFIKRFMELVVLPNIDDENVRDRTRDELPQSGAGRTIMTVEPKFIPDEAVELALKPGLSARIRLVDCVGYTVKGARGYADENGPRMVQTPWHDEPITFESAAEIGTQKVIEEHSTVGIVITADGSFSDIAREEFVAAEERVVAELRRIGKPFLVILNSSRPTEPETVELRNELEKRLNVTVLALNCAKMTEEDISTVLKESLYEFPVKEVNINLPTWVEVLDKKHYLRVQLEGAVNDGVKTVTKLRDIDRLIEELYTCDAVLEVVLQDIDLAQGAAKIELTTPEHLYYDALTEAAGEDVRGQDTILRLVKTLSVSRHEYERIRHAYRDSRLAGYGISPPSLEEMALDQPEIIRQGNRFGVRLRATAPSFHIIRVDVESEIAPIVGTEKQSEDLIRYLVDEFEANPEKLWEANIFGKSLQHLVREGIQNKLLTMPDDAQGKLRECLRRIVNEGSGGLIAIIL
- a CDS encoding aromatase/cyclase — protein: MPFIEVSTVVAGDISGIWEIVSDMEGYPKFMPNLQSVTIEERGENSTVSSWVSNVDGRVIRWRERDVFFPAEYRIAYNQISGDLKKFEGQWLLEEVTEGVKIVLTVDFEFGIPMVATLLNPLLKKKVRENSEGMLAAIKGLCEGK